From one Mya arenaria isolate MELC-2E11 chromosome 4, ASM2691426v1 genomic stretch:
- the LOC128229663 gene encoding triadin-like, producing the protein MVNQTPDNGYNAAQDNTKIMVNQTPDKRRNAIQDNTKIMVNQTPDNGHNAAQDNTKIMVNQTPDNGYNAAQDNTKIMVNQTPDNGYNAAQDNTKIMVNLTPNKRHYETKRYKTTQGSRPQNTKQETKRYNTTQGSRPHDTKQETKRYNTTQGSRPYDTKQKTKRYNTTQGSRPHDTKQETKRYKTTQVSRPNGTKQETKRYNTTQGSRPHDTKQETKRYNTTQGSRPNDTKQETKRYKTTQGSRPNDTKHETKRYKTTQGSRPNDTKQETKRYNTTQGSRPHDTKHETKRYKTTQGSRPNDTKQETKRYNTTQGSRPHDTKQETRRYNTTQGSKPHDTKQETKRYKTTQGSRSHDTKQETKRYNTTQGSRPHDTKQETKRYKTTQGSRPNDTKQETKRYKITQGSRPNDTK; encoded by the exons ATGGTCAATCAAACACCAGACAACGGATACAACGCTGCACAAGACAATACAAAGATCATGGTCAATCAAACACCAGACAAGAGACGAAACgctatacaagacaacacaaagATCATGGTCAATCAAACACCAGATAACGGACACAACGCTGCACAAGACAATACAAAGATCATGGTCAATCAAACACCAGACAACGGATACAACGCTGCACAAGACAATACAAAGATCATGGTCAATCAAACACCAGACAACGGATACAACGCTGCACAAGACAATACAAAGATCATGGTCAATctaacaccaaacaagagacactaC GAGACaaaacgctacaagacaacacaaggATCAAGACCTCAAAACACCAAACAGGAGACAAAacgctacaatacaacacaaggaTCAAGACCTCACGACACCAAACAGGAGACAAAacgctacaatacaacacaaggaTCAAGACCTTACGACACCAAACAAAAGACAAAacgctacaatacaacacaaggaTCAAGACCTCAcgacaccaaacaagagacaaaacgctacaagacaacacaagtATCAAGGCCTAACGGCACCAAACAGGAGACAAAacgctacaatacaacacaaggaTCAAGACCTCACGACACCAAACAGGAGACAAAacgctacaatacaacacaaggaTCAAGGCCTAACGACACCAAACAGGAGACaaaacgctacaagacaacacaaggATCAAGGCCTAACGACACCAAACATGAGACaaaacgctacaagacaacacaaggATCAAGGCCTAACGACACCAAACAGGAGACAAAacgctacaatacaacacaaggaTCAAGACCTCACGACACCAAACATGAGACaaaacgctacaagacaacacaaggATCAAGGCCTAACGACACCAAACAGGAGACAAAacgctacaatacaacacaaggaTCAAGGCCTCAcgacaccaaacaagagacaagacgctacaatacaacacaaggaTCAAAACCTCACGACACCAAACAGGAAACaaaacgctacaagacaacacaaggATCAAGATCTCACGACACCAAACAGGAGACAAAacgctacaatacaacacaaggaTCAAGACCTCAcgacaccaaacaagagacaaaacgctacaagacaacacaaggATCAAGGCCTAACGACACCAAACAGGAGACAAAACGCTACAAGATAACACAAGGATCAAGGCCTAACGACACCAAATAG